Genomic DNA from Corylus avellana chromosome ca4, CavTom2PMs-1.0:
AAGCCCAATCTATTGTAGAAGGATCAGGGACAGTTCTGATATCAGAGTTTAAACCTGTTCAAGACGTAGATTATCTACAGGTATGTAATTATTGTGTTCCAAAATGGTTCttgttctttattttcattttgcttcttttcttttctttggtgtggggggtggggggtgtgTTATTCAACAATGATGCATAATAGAGGCTTAAATGCATATGTGAGTTGCATTTTTAGTTGCAACTAAGGATGACAATGGGACTGATTGAGCAATTGATCCTGctccccccacaaaaaaaaaggtgggtTAGATGATGAATGAGGTGGATATAGGGGTCTGAGTGTGAACCAACTTGGGTTCAGAGTAGGTCCAAGGGAAGGTCCAAGGCTGCATGGTCCTAAGTATGTATTCAAATTTGCCCTTTGTTCCTTACCTGCTGGCTGCCTCTGAACCTCATGCACCATTGGTGCTGTTGCATTCTTCACTTTGACTTTGACTTTTTCTATACCAATCAAAGAGCCATAGTGGTGAGATTGAGAATCCTAAAACAATTTAGCTCTTTTTCAAAGAAAGGAAGGGAATTTTGGGTTCTTAGGGGGCTGTCTCCATCTAAATCTATAGATTTGCCCATGGTGTGAGAAGGAAATCAGGGTAGGCTGAGCACTGACCCCCTGAAGCCAGTGCTTAGCCCCTGCCATTGGTAGTTGGTTTCGGTATTGAGCAACTGGCCAGGGGGCTAGCTATCAAACCAAACCGACCTGTTTCAGGTTGTTAGGTAGTCGGTTTATCGACCATCCAACCCGATTAGCTCCTTCAGCACTCCTTTCTCCTTCAGCTATGGTTCCCCTGAATCAAACCTCAATCCTAGCTCTAGCGCCATCTTCAGCTCCCCCTCTAGATCCCTCAATAATTCTTGCTTCTCGCCCTCCTCCTTTGCCTACTACACTCGAATTGCCATGGCGCTCGTGCCTTGTGTTGCCATCCTCCTTGACATTGGTGGGACCCTCATGGTGCTGGCAACCCTAACCTGGACCTCTTGGTGTCCTACATCCTTGACTCTCTCGGCTTCAAGCCCAATACCTTCTTCTCCATTTTGCTCTCCTTCTCATCTTTGCACATatcacctttttcttctccaCCCCTTCAGGCAAGGAGAGATGTTCTTCCAGAAGGGTCGAAATGGGAAggtgttattttttatttataaaaatataattaaatatattttttttcaacattaagTTCTTTGTGTATTCTTTCCCCCCCATCCTTTTGTGCAGGAATTATTGGCTATTCAACAGCAAGGACCAAGAGCTATTGGCTTTTTTGGGACACGGAATATGGGTTTCATGCATCAAGAACTTATTGAGATTCTTAGCTATGCTATGGTTATAACTGTAAGATGCTATAATTTGAATTCAGTGTATCTTGTATGTAGAATTTTGGGTACACGTTGAGCACATCAGATGTTTATATATTGTATGTTCTTGATTTGCTGCATAACTTCCTTGCagaaaaatcacatttttacaTCAGGAGCATCTGGAACTAATGCAGCTGTTATCAGAGGTGCTTTAAGAGCTGAGAAACCAGAGCTGCTTACAGTGATTTTGCCTCAAAGTTTGAAAAAGCAATCTCCTGAGAGCCAGGAGTTATTGTCAAAAGTAAGAGTTTGGTTATGTATGTGTATTATGTTCATCCTTCATCTAGCCTCAAGCATGTATTATAGTTTACTATAAAATGGTTTTATGTGTACGCCATGAAAATAGACTGATAGacatgataatatatttttgacTTTCTGATTTGAAGTGTTTCCAACAATAACTGTAGAATTTGACACTCAAGTGTTttgtagagagagaaaaaagtgtTACAGTTTGTGATAATTTTTGTGGGATTTGCAGGTGAAGAATGTTATAGAAAAGCCTCACAATGATCATCTACCTCTGCTAGAAGCCAGCAGGTTTGCAttagctcttttttttcttcttctttctttctccaacTACTCGTATAATAATCAAGCTAGGACTGAATCTCAACTTATTGATGACCTCTTGACTTGGTTGTTGCAATTTTAATTCTTCCTGTGAACTGAGATTGCCACAGTTTCATGTTGTTAAATATCAATATTTAGTAGGTGGCTGACATTGAACACCTGTTGACCAAAAGGCTGAAATTGCTCGTTGCCTACTGGACAGGCCGAGGCCTACAAGGGGAAGTCGGCTTCCCTCTAGAAATGTAGGGGCTAAATTTGTACTCTTTCTGAAGAATTTCTCTCCAAGGAAATTGTTGCAGTTGGTCCAAAAATGCTGTTTTATCAAACCTAAACTCACTGGTTTAAGGCATCTCAGCCAATAGGTTGAACTGCCAATGTGACAGCTTACTTTACTCTTGACCATTGCTCTGTTCACCATGTTGGTGAGCTCAAGTTTTTGGACCAATCTCGACTAAGCAAAATGTTTGAGTTTTACTTTTCTAGGTGACTGAGCATGAGCAATTATTATGAGCTTGACAAGCAGACATAAAGTCGTTTACCTGCCAAATGTGCTAAAGCAAAAATCACTTTTGAGAATTGATAATGAAAAGCTTAAAAGGCTTCCTACATTCGTCATTCCAAGGAGGATGCTAATGCATTACTCCTTGCAATGTGGTGATctgttttcattgtttttaacCCCGGTTTTATTCCATCTTTCAGTCTTATGGATGGAAGATGGTTACAGTAATGTTCTTAGACTCGCCCTCCCTGAGTTTCAATGTCAGAGGAAATGCATTAAAATGCAGGCTCGAGTTCAACTTGCATTGTCTAGGCTAGCAAATAACCTCTCTTATAAGCTGATAAGTTCTTAACATAACCTGAGCTGAATTTTACAATAATGGGTGCAACTATTGTGCAAGGTTTAAGTAAGGCAGGCAGCCAAATCTTTTACGAATTTCATCTATGGTTGGTGACAGGAATTTATAGCTTTCAATTTCATGGTGAAACTGCAGGCTCTGCAATATGGATATCATATCACATGTACAACAAGTCATTTGCTTCGCATTCCATGATAGTAGGTTGCTTATGGAAACTTGTCAAGAGGCGAAAAATATGCGGAAGATTGTGACTCTCTTCTACTTGGACTAGAGCAAATGGTTCATTTGTCTATACATTGTTTGCGAAAGAGAAGTTTcgtctttttgttttgtaaacTAGGAGATGGAATGAGACAcatcattgtttttctttgtagATTATAACACTGAGAAAGGGGGGCCAATTTTCCCTGTTTTCTTTTGAAGGAAAGAGGTTATTTGTTATTGGTTTTCTTATAAATAGGAAACAAATTATTACTAATGTACCAAATCCAAATGAATGTTCATGCATGTTGAATACATGCAATACATTTAATTTGTTCAGATTCTTGCGAAGTTCAAATTGCTAATGCACATAGTTTGAATGAGAATGTAATGAGCTTGGAATGCAGTGTTGGTAATTTACATAATGTGTTTAATTTTGTAGATGCTAGCTGTAGTACAGTCTACAagccaacatatatatatatatatatatatcatgcaaagaaagtgaaaaagatCCATCATGCTCTTTTTGCACAATGGATCCTATAGATTGGGATTGCAAAGTGATTTCATTATTAGAAGGGCAACTAACTACAAGCTGGCATTTATATTTTATCTCTAAACAATAatctaaatttcaaaattccttGAATATTTTGAGTATTAAGTTGGTCTTTGTGTTTTCTCAGAATTGTTTTACTTTGATGATTGATCCTTTTTCCCTTACACCGTCTAGTAGGGTCTACCATAATTTCaaaatcccaaaaattaaaaaaaattaaaaaaaaaaacctaactaccacacaaaatttaaaataaaaaatataagaaaagaaaaaaagaaaagcaatggATGGTacaaatgagtaatgctataagccTATAAGGACTTTTGTCTTCCTTTATCACTTAAAGGTggtgtgatttttaaaattgtcattcgatcaaaatttaattgtgatcaatcacaaatctaatagtaattttaagtcGTATCACTTTTGGAGGGATAAACATGAGACAAAACTCCTATTTATAGCAATACGCTGGTACAAATAATAGTTGACTACACCATTCATAGGGTCACCTTGGTGTGTTTTGCCCTACCAAGGCAAATATGCATAAACCAGAAAGATAAGATAATACCaacaaatataacaaataaaaacatcaaGCTCATTTGCTCTACAAAAAATTTAGTCAAACTGTTGCCTCCCAAAAGGTCCATGTATATTTGTGGTTAAATCAATCTGCGCCTAcgtaatatataatttatatccCCAAATTTCTCAATCAGCAGATAATGATTGAAAAGCTGAAGCGGTAAATTATCCTGTTTCAAAGCACGAAGATCATCAAGCTGCCTCCTCCCCTTAACTCATCAGATTGATTGCAACTGacattttttcctcttttctttttccctgtGGCAAATGATTGCAGCCAGGAATCAGTACCTACAGAATAGTAAACATGATTATCAATCTCTATCAATCTACGTCATATACGAAATTTATACATTGACAACTATACTACAACCCACTCTTGATCATCTCCAAGGGAAGGAGCAACTGAGGTTTACTCTTGATGGCTTCTTTCAAAAGGGCTCTGCTTCATCAGTGAATCTCTTGGTAGAGGATATGAATTTTTGGAACTGaagttttattcttttcaaGTAATGAACAGAAATTTCTTTACTTGtccaaattcaaatgaatcAAGATACCCATTTGTTCTAATAAATATACACCATTGTTGTCTATGTCTACTGTCTGATACTGacctcacaaaaaaaaaggaaaacaggTTTTTAGAGTGGTACTATGGTTCTTCTGTTTGTTCATATTCCCTGGAAAAGCTTCCTGTGACGACAAAAGgttcaggaaaaaaagaagggaataaAAACCCAAATTTCAGGTGGATCTAGGACTTCTGGCAATAGGTGAACAATGCAAGGCgtcttattttcttttactttcttctttttagtgCAAGCAAAACCTACTTTAATAATCCCAGGCCAACCAAAAATTACCCCCAGAAAGATATATATTCAACAAAACAggtaaagattaaaaaattgattaggAGAACTACAAGCAAGGAAAAAGACAAGTATATAGACCTACAAaaagtattgaaaatattacGAAGTCTGTTGTTATTGGGAACTGTTTAACTAATTGTTCAAACTTGAATAATATGCTAAAATATTGGCTTAAGAAACTATTGGGGGAAACTGGCATACTAAACAATGCATGTATCCCACACAATTAGCCATCAAATCCCCCATTCTGATTTATCTAATGGTCATGTATGAATATTGCAATAATTGCAGTAAGAAATATATCCAACAGTAGTCGAAAAAAACAGACATGAAAGCAAAATGCTACAGGAACAAACTTCTATATAGCTGTTAAAACTATGAACCTTAGCGGTCATCATCATCAGAGTAGTTGCCATCGCTATCTGGCTCATATATTTGATATTCTTCATCGCTTGTATTTGCAACACGTGTATCATCAGCACCTGCTTCAGTGGATGGAAAACTATCAAAGAGCTCCTGCAAATGCGTTCTCGAGATGTTCTCCATGTTTAGATCTATGCACTATATAGGAAATCCAACAGTGTCAGCAGATCTTTAAAAGCGTTTTCGCTACAGCTGGCATCAGTTTGTCCAAAAACTATTTCTAGACAAGACTGAGCAACTTTATATTCATGGAATTTTTATGAATATGGGACTTCTACTTGCATCTCCATCGTTTCACTAGAAATGTCTTTCATAGCcattattctttcaaataaatactttttagttggattttctttttatttttgataaaaataaaaataaataaataaataaaaaaaggcatgTGAAACTTTACTGAGGGCTGAATGATTAATTCATAGATCAAAAATAgagaattaaaacaaaaaaaaacagaattggCATGATATAAGGATACATGATTGTG
This window encodes:
- the LOC132179518 gene encoding uncharacterized protein LOC132179518, encoding MSTTLPLRLLLPLTTTTTSFSFSCSSSSSSSSSSSSPDFPCKSLKAVHSASPNFSLYSPSSPSSSSFPLPHHRCIRKHRRSLSRPTWLCGHVRREQDMDNWKYEEENVVRMFGSDDEVGTQIPTQAQSIVEGSGTVLISEFKPVQDVDYLQELLAIQQQGPRAIGFFGTRNMGFMHQELIEILSYAMVITKNHIFTSGASGTNAAVIRGALRAEKPELLTVILPQSLKKQSPESQELLSKVKNVIEKPHNDHLPLLEASRLCNMDIISHVQQVICFAFHDSRLLMETCQEAKNMRKIVTLFYLD